Proteins from one Coffea arabica cultivar ET-39 chromosome 8c, Coffea Arabica ET-39 HiFi, whole genome shotgun sequence genomic window:
- the LOC113707015 gene encoding zinc finger CCCH domain-containing protein 23, which translates to MMIGDHSPRSNPTVQVPPWDFLDDHRTANIHSPYSISLNGSNASSFELALDNLTALQRYLPSNTGSDDVVSDTDDLDIPVDAFSCDQFRMFEFKVRRCARARSHDWTECPYAHPGEKARRRDPRKYHYSGSACPDFRKGACKKGDSCEFAHGVFECWLHPARYRTQPCKDGTQCRRRVCFFAHTPDQLRVLPQTECYDGSPSRLGCNSPGRHAYDSGVSPLSAKNGAFGSSPTSVLSSPPSSPASESPPMSPSGAVSLNSVSGLAQSMRNLQIGNTRMTAGSPPWGIQVGGGFCSPRSPSTLRPGFTSLPATPTPARTRSGLGAFDLWDKACQEEPAMERVESGRDLRAKIYAKLSKENSLESATPVPDFGWISELVK; encoded by the coding sequence ATGATGATCGGAGATCATTCTCCCCGTTCAAATCCAACCGTCCAAGTACCTCCCTGGGATTTCTTAGATGACCATCGCACGGCTAATATTCACTCACCATATTCCATTTCCCTTAACGGCAGTAATGCTAGCAGTTTCGAACTTGCCTTGGATAACTTGACGGCGCTACAGCGATATCTGCCGTCGAACACAGGCTCCGACGACGTCGTCTCGGATACCGATGACTTGGATATACCTGTGGACGCGTTCTCATGCGATCAGTTCCGCATGTTCGAGTTTAAGGTTCGCAGGTGCGCACGTGCCAGGTCACATGACTGGACTGAGTGTCCGTATGCTCATCCGGGCGAGAAGGCTCGCCGGAGGGACCCACGCAAGTATCATTATTCCGGTAGCGCTTGTCCGGACTTCAGGAAAGGCGCGTGTAAGAAGGGCGACTCCTGCGAGTTCGCTCACGGCGTATTCGAGTGCTGGCTCCACCCTGCTCGCTATCGTACGCAGCCCTGTAAAGATGGGACCCAGTGTCGCCGGAGGGTCTGTTTCTTTGCTCATACTCCTGATCAGCTGCGCGTCCTTCCTCAGACCGAGTGCTATGACGGATCTCCTAGTCGGCTCGGATGCAACTCGCCGGGTCGACATGCTTATGATTCTGGTGTCTCGCCCCTGAGCGCGAAAAATGGCGCGTTTGGGTCGTCTCCCACTTCAGTTCTGTCCTCCCCGCCTTCTTCCCCGGCTTCCGAGTCCCCTCCCATGTCGCCTAGCGGAGCGGTGAGTTTGAACTCAGTGAGTGGACTCGCTCAGTCAATGCGTAACCTGCAGATTGGTAACACGAGGATGACTGCTGGGTCTCCTCCATGGGGGATTCAAGTGGGTGGTGGGTTTTGTTCGCCTCGGAGCCCCTCCACTTTAAGGCCCGGGTTCACGAGCCTGCCCGCTACTCCGACCCCGGCCCGAACTCGGTCCGGACTCGGTGCGTTTGATCTGTGGGACAAGGCATGCCAAGAGGAGCCGGCGATGGAGCGGGTTGAATCCGGCCGGGACCTTCGCGCAAAGATCTATGCAAAACTGAGCAAGGAGAACTCCCTCGAGTCGGCCACCCCGGTTCCTGATTTCGGGTGGATTTCCGAACTCGTGAAATGA